In the genome of Drosophila subpulchrella strain 33 F10 #4 breed RU33 chromosome 2L, RU_Dsub_v1.1 Primary Assembly, whole genome shotgun sequence, one region contains:
- the LOC119547380 gene encoding uncharacterized protein LOC119547380, translating to MACKKKTKLWDSMAKDEMKTTTQAMLEEGAKGLRTISTQEKKLVNFQSFNMDDPRYGSSDIDDIMEPPMLSSYTRQYSQPYPNRCKPLVPKTESPDPLFNRKPKNDFEFTTGLDFKFLDDHMHNLSETRKKVNFFRQLRNQSFLLY from the exons ATGGCCTGCAAAAAGAAGACCAAGTTGTGGGACTCAATGGCCAAGGATGAGATGAAGACCACCACACAGGCGATGCTCGAAGAGGGCGCCAAGGGGCTAAGGACGATTTCCACGCAGGAGAAAAAGCTGGTCAACTTTCAGTCATTTAATATGGATGA TCCCCGCTATGGATCTTCCGATATCGATGACATTATGGAACCCCCAATGCTGTCCAGTTACACACGACAATATTCCCAACCGTACCCGAATCGTTGTAAGCCACTCGTTCCAAAAACCGAATCTCCAGATCCCTTATTTAATCGCAAGCCCAAAAACGATTTTGAGTTCACAACGGGCCTGGATTTTAAGTTCCTAGATGATCATATGCACAATCTATCCGAAACGCGCAAGAAAGTCAACTTCTTTAGGCAGTTAAG GAATCAATCTTTTCTTCTGTACTAA